A genome region from Camelina sativa cultivar DH55 chromosome 10, Cs, whole genome shotgun sequence includes the following:
- the LOC104716938 gene encoding peptidyl-prolyl cis-trans isomerase CYP95-like isoform X5: protein MSVADRDKFGSHFHITFRPNQQLDRNNVVFGKLIQGKEILRKIERAGDEEGKPTVSVKIIRCGENSGDKKNDSDGRKKGKHKKSSRERRKKRRRHSLSESESSSDSETDSSESDSESDSDLSTSSDLSSSSHERQKKRRSSKKDKHRRSKRRDKRHEKKRRIKRSKRKSRRSLDNLKGVDSDSGSEASFSDIETGAKRKKPRVSRRTGNFALQLDKREGPDFLDKDGGEAPSGNRVPKSNGISEAASEQIFDRQPDIVDDHSSKSRSRSLSPKRTVSRSMSISPRRSQSKSPSLSPKRNGGRSPAKGSRQVKKLTNCKRESPGSDEKGRHGRRSPTKSVSVSRSPVRMKRGRDISRSPSRSISRSPLRVPKRVISRSPVRGRIARSHSRSPVRYSSHGSLGRGPLRRLARRSPIRTPARSSRRSLSRSPVRLSRRSPSRSPIRLSRRSLSRSPVRSPRRSVSRSPVRSSRKSVSRSPVRSSRRSISRSPVRLSRKSLSRSPVRLSRRSISRSPVRGRRRISRSPVPARRRSARPRSPPSGRRRSLSRSASPDGRIRRGRGVSQRFSYARRSRTSPSPDRSPYRFSDRVDRDRFRSHRGFSPRRFRSPLRRRTPPRYRRRSRSVSPGPRYRSRRYSRSPIRSRSPPYRKRRSPSASRSPSPSRSRSRSKSYSKSPIGTGKARSVSRSPSKARSPSKSDSSSSDGSSGGQKRLVAYD, encoded by the exons ATGTCTGTTGCTGATCGTGACAAGTTCGGATCACACTTTCATATAACCTTCAGGCCAAATCAGCAGCTTGATAG AAATAATGTTGTTTTTGGAAAGCTTATTCAAGGGAAAGAgatattaagaaaaattgaacGTGCGGGTGATGAGGAAGGTAAACCTACTGTCAGTGTGAAGATAATCCGTTGTGGAGAAAATTCTGGTG ATAAGAAGAATGATAGTGATGGTCGGAAAAAGGGAAAGCACAAGAAATCTTCacgagagagaaggaagaagaggcgAAGACACTCTTTATCTGAGTCAGAGAGCTCTTCAGATTCTGAGACGGATTCCTCAGAATCTGATAGTGAGTCAGATTCAGATTTGTCTACATCTTCCGACCTTAGTTCTTCGAGCCATGaaagacagaagaagagaagaagttctaAGAAAGATAAACACAGGCGGTCTAAAAGAAGAGATAAGCGCCATGAGAAAAAGCGAAGGATTAAGAGATCGAAACGCAAATCAAGAAG GTCCCTAGACAATCTTAAAGGTGTAGACAGTGATAGTGGAAGTGAAGCAAGTTTTAGTGATATTGAAACCGGAGCAAAAAGGAAGAAGCCCAGAGTCTCTCGTAGAACAG GTAATTTTGCTCTTCAACTGGACAAAAGGGAGGGGCCAGATTTCCTTGACAAGGATGGTGGTGAAGCGCCCTCGGGAAACAGAGTTCCGAAAAGTAATGGAATTTCAGAAGCTGCATCAGAACAGATTTTTGATAGGCAACCTGATATTGTCGATGACCATTCTAGCAAATCTAG GAGCCGGAGCTTGAGTCCTAAGAGGACAGTGAGTAGGAGCATGAGTATTAGTCCCCGGAGGAGTCAGAGTAAGAGCCCGAGTTTAAGTCCTAAACGAAATGGGGGCAGAAGTCCTGCTAAAGGTAGCCGCCAAGTGAAGAAATTGACAAACTGTAAAAGAGAAAGCCCAGGGAGTGACGAGAAAGGCAGACATGGTAGAAGGAGCCCTACCAAAAGTGTTAGTGTTAGTAGAAGTCCGGTGCGGATGAAAAGGGGAAGAGATATCAGTAGAAGTCCGTCAAGGAGTATAAGCAGAAGTCCACTGAGGGTCCCCAAAAGGGTGATCAGCAGAAGTCCAGTGAGAGGTAGGATTGCCAGAAGCCACAGCAGGAGCCCTGTAAGATATTCATCTCATGGGAGCCTTGGCAGGGGCCCACTAAGAAGATTAGCAAGAAGATCACCTATCAGAACTCCAGCCCGATCTTCTAGAAGAAGCCTAAGCCGGAGTCCCGTACGGTTATCTAGAAGGAGCCCGAGCCGTAGTCCTATTCGGTTATCTAGAAGAAGCTTAAGCCGGAGTCCCGTTCGATCACCTAGGAGATCAGTCAGCAGGAGTCCAGTTCGATCATCTAGGAAGAGTGTGAGCAGGAGTCCGGTTCGTTCATCCAGGAGAAGTATCAGCAGGAGTCCAGTTCGATTATCTAGGAAGAGTTTGAGCAGGAGTCCTGTTCGATTGTCGAGGAGAAGTATTAGCAGGAGTCCtgtcagaggaagaagaagaattagcaGAAGTCCAGTTCCGGCGAGGAGAAGGAGTGCACGGCCTAGATCTCCTCCTTCTGGTCGCAGAAGAAGTTTGTCAAGAAGTGCTTCTCCTGATGGGCGCATCAGGAGAGGGAGAGGAGTTAGCCAGAGATTCTCATACGCCCGTAGATCCAGAACTAGTCCATCTCCTGATCGATCTCCTTATCGCTTTAGTGATAGAGTTGACCGTGACAG ATTTCGAAGTCACAGAGGGTTTTCACCAAGACGGTTTAGAAGCCCACTAAGACGAAGAACACCTCCAAG gtatagaagaagaagccgtTCTGTATCCCCTGGTCCCCGCTATCGCAGCCGGCGGTACAGCCGCAGCCCTATCCGTAGTCGTTCACCACCTTATAGAAAGAGAAGGTCACCATCTGCTAGCCGTAGCCCGAGTCCATCcagatcaagatcaagatcaaaatCATATTCAAAATCTCCCATTGGGACCGGGAAAGCAAGATCAGTGTCAAGATCACCATCCAAGGCAAGGTCACCATCGAAGTCGGATTCGTCATCCTCGGATGGGAGCTCAGGTGGGCAAAAGCGACTAGTAGCCTATGATTAA